In Metopolophium dirhodum isolate CAU chromosome 5, ASM1992520v1, whole genome shotgun sequence, the sequence TGTTTTTCAACTTTTTCTTAAGATTTCTTACCCGCTTAACAGGGTCAGTTCCTGACGACTCTAACTCAGGCTTCTTTTCTACTGGCTTCTCCTTTTGTTTTTGTACTTCAGGCATTTTAATTTTCTCTTGTTTGGGTTGTTTTTCGGTGAGAACTTTTTTGGTTTGTTGCTGTTGTTTAGGTACCGCAACCATTGCAACAGGTGCACCTGGAGGTAATGTAGGTTTATTGGCAGCGAATTTTTTACCTTTGGATTCGTAAAGTTTTACTTCGTCCTGAGGAATATAGTTCTCCTTGAGCCGCCTTTCCTTACGCCAAGTGCCGTCTGCGCGTTGTGTAGCTGGAACGAAGTAACCCTTATCGTCTTTTAAAATAGCAGAAGTTTGGTCCAAGTACTGATGGGCCATTTGCTACTTACCAATACTGTCAATTACCTGATTACAATAACTTGAAAAGTAAAGTAAAATTACTGTTACAAAACGCCACGCTCTTCAATTCTGGTCAAATGCTTCACTTCAGTCTTCAACCAAAAACTTGTAGCGTGTGCTTCTCagacctcaaaaaaaaaaaaaaccttatcaTAAAACCGTCGTTGCTACAAaggatacaagtatacaacaacAATGTGACCAACCggtgttaaattattttcaatgaggtttcaaatatgtatttgtatcaacttttaagttttaaccttTAATCCATGTTTGaactagatatttttaaaattattaaaaattaaaattacaacttACAACTCACAAGTtacaacttaataaataataataaatttttctcatttcttattagttattattatctatttacctACCCAGCAGCTTAACCatctacttaataaataataagtattaataatacctaGCAAGGGCGAAGGGCGTCCAACTTCGAAAATCTAGGGGTggactatatttattattttttcaataattttgatttttcttttaaCCCGTTAACAGTTAACtgctatattatgtaagtttacgtagttttcaaatattatatgactatattcaTACAATAGGCGGTTCTATCTATGAACATGGTGGGCAGCTGCCCATACCGACATTTCTGGTGcctttactttaaaaatatatttttttacaaacataatataatgttttcatcTTTTGctaaattattaagattattatcattatattgggGACAAACACTGATAGTTACTagcaaatactattatttattactagttATCAATGTCGTGGTAATGTCGCTTTTAATCTAGCGTCTAATTTTTGCAATCTATTCGATGAAGAGAAGATTttctttgtaatataatataaggttgcGATGTTAAACTTATAAAAGTGTTGTACCTGACGAATTCCCattaatcgatttttgatatcttgttgtaatttaaaaacgtgtAACCGTTTACACTTGACATCTACGATTTACaccaaatattcatattatcagTTTCCACACATGGTAACATTTTACAAAccattttgactcgttttgaaatatttatatccatgaaaatatttttctaattttgtaaattagttttcaattagaaattcataaaagtttttctttccAGAGCTAACATTAGAAATTGTAATAAAAGATTCCTCACAAATTGTTCTACCTTTAATGCAAAAAAAGTTTTCCGGAAAGTATgagtaatttattgtatatccataaaatatttttattttattaattttttaggatgtccgctcaaaatcatttttcgtaaGCAATGATTTAAcgcattgaattaaaatataacacatccattacaatgacatggTCAACAACTTACTACTAAACAGCAGAGCAGcaacttgtccaccttttactatatttaaaatctttataatacctattatataatcaatattatttcaagggggggggggggcttgaaatttaattacttacaattttatttttattttttccagtcTAATATTTTTAGACGTTTAGGTGAGGTATTTGAAAACTTCAACTTCTCAacttttctagtagaaaaaatgctctgatcataaaCTTTGATGGTGGTGTTtggaagcaaattggatctagttagGACTTTAGGaggtgaaaattgaaaattctcagtacctattttgtaaaataaccgtgaaaaacaaaaataaaaaatctttttttctaaatacgtcaataaaaaattattcgtttgataaaaatgtaagcTTAAAACTGTCATACAAGTTTTTATTattcctatataaaaatatttacggtACATAgtcacgattatttttttttacctaagcatttaaagttcaaattttgacaaaactacaattaatttgtagttcaaaatttataaaataaaaaatttgtatagctaaggtttgaaaattgaatacaagtaATTCATACTTTCACTAAAAAATTACTGATAATTTTAGCgaaattggtatgcaaatacaatgtttattcaaaaattaatttgttctgGTAAGACGTATTATGAATTTACGTCTTGCTTACTAAGTAAATAACGACAgttgaaatttgataaatattatttttttttaactaataataatactggtAATAGGGGGGCTTCAGCTCGTTAGCTCCACCCCCTTGCGTACGCCACTGCCGTGGAAACTATAAGCATGAATATCTTATTAAGAAAATGTTTGGGGAGGAATGAATGTTATTAGCAATTAAGACCtaattatacctaattgtatataaatgtactGTTGCTCATACGAAAATTTAGTCCTAGAACCGCGCCTGTACTGACAGCTGACTACTGGCCTGATTTAAAGAAATAGAGGCCCTGTTCACTATTTACTTTAGTATTTTGGTGATCTATTTAACTAAAAAGATTGATAGGTAATAATTGAAaagaagaatttttttatatttaaggtaGTTGATACTTGATTAcatgcaaatacaattaatgtaatcCGTGAATCACAATAATGCTTTcagtcacataataatattggaatacaattttttttctatttgtttttttgCGAGTTCCACTATACCTAGTGATTTTATACGTTAAGGGAATTCCAgcttaatacatttcaaaacaaaaataatgtccCTACAACATACTTAGGTATATAGGAACAAGGAACTTccgtatatatttaattaaatttaagtatataagttCAGAAGTTCTTACTGGCTATAAccctattatgatatattaggtacctatactcacCAGCTAATTAattcacaatattgtaaaatatacaaacttataaaatattggtttttggCGTTCCTGTTAAGTCGGTCCaacttgtacattttaataaaatagatattgtctttttttttgtgttttactATCAACATGTAGATACCATCAAGATTTTGCCGATTTCgggtatattttggattttaatttttggccTTTGGCCTTTGGGTATAATTATGTGTTAATCGTTGACCAGACAAAAATATGAAtcagtaaaaagtaaatatccaattaatatatcaattatttgtgtataatttaaatagaacatgtaaatatataataaatatttatttcatttttctttgTGTTGAATtcatacctatatcattatcCAAGCATTATCTAACTAATAGGCGAATATGAacctaactaatattaataaaggtaatattaattataatatatgccaaGTCTACCTATTTTATCAgtgttatttttcaatatctGCTGCCGTAGTACCGCAGTCAGTTCAACTTTTGTGCTAGTCAACgctttatttatatcatcaacacaagttgtttttttcatcaaattgtCAATAGATTGCAAATGTTGTACGATTGTTTCTTCATAGTCTATAGCCATTATATCCAATGCttcattttcatcaataatatgttgtaaGTTACGTTTCTTAATCATATCTTGAAGTTTTTTGTCTTTATTTGCTAAATTAGCTTCAGTAACCTCATTCCCttgttctataaataatataaaatatgtattaggtatttaggtgtGTATTGATATTTCTATACAGTAATGTTTAATAACTATCAAGTACCTATACGAAGATCTTGAAAATTGgtgataaattacattttctagtTTACAGTTTTAAACCCTTcccttttttcaaaataaaaataatatgtgatactCGAGTAAAtcgatgaatattaatatataggtatagtaggttagtaggtataggtacttagtaaatagtataatcagtaggtagtaggtactaatagCATTCATGATAATccaaataagtaaaaaattgttacctattttaaaatgctatttTACAAAGCCACTCATAAAACTCTTTATTTACTTTTCATTCATtacaatgaatatttattttatttttttgtctatagATACTTTTTTTGGTAGTTAACTTTGTCCAAAAGTTACGTTTAGTCACTCGATATGTCTCTGTAGATCGCAAATTTACAAATTGTCAATTTGCAAATGTTATACAGCCTCACTTACAGGTGCAGCATTTAAAACATAAGACGTAATATATCCACAGTGACAATGCAATCtcagttttaaaacatttcataaatgtattaaaatttgtgtaagtataataaataataattcaacaaaatattattttatattattttatacgggGCCCCACAATTTCTAACGCCAGCCCAGGTCTTTCCATACGTGTTGTAGCCTGCAAGTAGATGGTAGGTGCACACTGGATAGTATTAATTTACTATgacaagtaaattaaaaataatatctaaaagttgtaactaggtacttattttacaaagattattttttaataaaaataataaataactaccaTATCGCCTActcatttttgtaaaatattattgaactataaatttgaaattatatatgtaaCTCTAAATT encodes:
- the LOC132945229 gene encoding uncharacterized protein LOC132945229, with protein sequence MSYTNNKYKIKGIVKNLECLEERNFTNDQCLAEQYKLIECLQKEYFLAKEQGNEVTEANLANKDKKLQDMIKKRNLQHIIDENEALDIMAIDYEETIVQHLQSIDNLMKKTTCVDDINKALTSTKVELTAVLRQQILKNNTDKIGRLGIYYN